The Helianthus annuus cultivar XRQ/B chromosome 16, HanXRQr2.0-SUNRISE, whole genome shotgun sequence genome includes a window with the following:
- the LOC110926771 gene encoding protein FAR1-RELATED SEQUENCE 5-like has product MRKKEFLPNFSCEYETTDEGVLKCIFWADEDMKRNYYMFGDVISFDATYKHNKYNMMFVPFTGIDNHNRNVTLGAAILGSETAETYSWLLRAIKNAYGYAPPVIVTDQDPAMKKAIADVWPESRHRLCMWHIMDKLTTKVGAALCSNTDFRKRLSAVVWTDSLLPEAFEAEWAAIIHDFGLTDHEWLTYIYGLRESWIPAYYREEEMSGLMRTSSRSESENHFFGKISNPKCTLVEFLSHFDTTIEAQRLEHRKNDHDTRYTNPGEWSVFVLEKQAAQIYTRTLFLDVQLEIQHAIHRCTSVRLDHVGDFIKFFIKDLDQPCSSLFEVMIREEDVTVKCICNRFEQFGLLCSHIFCMLRILDIREFPKQYILRRWTRESVPNSSPGSILTDGGDPDRSEEVNRCVREISHAAEYVVNKLISKFDKLSDFCDHIKQFMSVADEAQINAPPKTRRNRFAELLGVAQESTATIRVPVGTRFKGCGSHKRLKSQKERAISQSGSKRRQCSLCKKYGHNRVTCWKYTVGVPEAGASRNAGGNEDTIREGDAALVVEGDGPGSNDDDDVFYTSGNDADMDDEDMAE; this is encoded by the exons ATGAGGAAAAAGGAGTTTTTACCGAACTTCTCTTGTGAATATGAAACGACAGACGAAGGTGTGTTGAAGTGTATTTTTTGGGCCGACGAGGATATGAAGAGAAATTATTATATGTTTGGGGACGTTATATCATTTGATGCTACCTACAAGCATAACAA GTATAACATGATGTTTGTCCCTTTCACTGGGATTGATAATCATAATAGGAACGTGACACTTGGTGCTGCAATTCTCGGTTCTGAAACGGCAGAGACGTATAGCTGGTTACTTAGGGCGATCAAGAACGCATATGGGTACGCGCCTCCTGTAATCGTTACTGACCAGGACCCTGCGATGAAAAAGGCTATAGCGGATGTTTGGCCTGAGTCGAGGCATCGGTTATGTATGTGGCATATCATGGATAAACTCACTACTAAG GTCGGGGCTGCCCTATGTTCAAATACAGATTTCAGGAAAAGATTGTCTGCAGTTGTTTGGACTGATTCTCTTTTGCCCGAAGCGTTTGAGGCTGAATGGGCAGCTATTATTCATGATTTCGGTTTAACCGACCATGAATGGCTGACGTATATATACGGGCTACGTGAATCATGGATTCCAGCTTACTATCGTGAAGAAGAAATGTCTGGTCTTATGCGGACATCATCTAGGTCCGAAAGCGAGAATCACTTTTTTGGCAAGATTAGCAACCCAAAGTGTACGTTGGTTGAATTTCTTAGCCACTTCGATACGACTATTGAAGCGCAAAGGCTCGAGCATCGGAAAAACGATCATGACACTCGATACACCAACCCTGGAGAGTGGAGTGTTTTTGTTCTCGAGAAGCAAGCAGCTCAGATATATACCAGAACTTTATTTTTGGATGTTCAACTCGAGATTCAACATGCTATTCATCGTTGTACTAGTGTCAGATTAGATCACGTCGGTGATTTCATTAAGTTTTTTATAAAGGATCTCGACCAGCCATGTTCTTCGTTATTCGag GTTATGATACGCGAGGAAGATGTTACTGTTAAGTGTATCTGCAACAGGTTTGAGCAGTTTGGATTGTTGTGTAGTCACATTTTTTGCATGTTACGGATTCTTGATATAAGGGAGTTTCCGAAACAATATATATTGAGGCGTTGGACGCGTGAATCTGTTCCAAATAGTTCCCCCGGGTCCATTCTTACGGATGGTGGAGATCCAGATCGTAGTGAGGAGGTTAACCGTTGTGTTCGTGAGATTAGTCACGCAGCTGAGTATGTTGTGAACAAGTTGATATCAAAATTTGATAAGTTGTCTGATTTTTGTGACCATATCAAGCAGTTTATGTCAGTTGCTGATGAAGCTCAAATAAATGCACCTCCCAAGACACGACGTAATCGATTTGCTGAACTGCTAGGAGTTGCTCAAGAGAGCACGGCCACTATCCGTGTTCCAGTTGGTACCAGGTTCAAGGGTTGTGGGTCTCATAAACGCCTTAAATCTCAAAAGGAGCGAGCCATAAGTCAGTCTGGGAGTAAACGTCGTCAATGTTCATTATGTAAAAAATACGGTCATAACAGAGTAACGTGCTGGAAATACACCGTGGGTGTGCCTGAGGCAGGTGCTTCGCGGAATGCTGGAGGTAATGAAGATACAATTCGCGAAGGAGATGCTGCTTTGGTTGTTGAAGGTGATGGTCCTGGTTCGAACGATGATGACGATGTGTTTTACACATCTGGAAACGATGCAGATATGGATGATGAGGACATGGCAGAGTAG